One window from the genome of Macaca fascicularis isolate 582-1 chromosome 7, T2T-MFA8v1.1 encodes:
- the KNSTRN gene encoding small kinetochore-associated protein isoform X1, which translates to MAAPEPPPGNRMFRTTWLSTECDSHPLPPSYRKFPFETEAANLAGGATVASGHLLKESDKDCGQDRRAPGVQPCRLVTMTSVVKTVYSLQPASSLSGGQPADTQTRATSKSLLPVRSKEVDVSKQLHSGGPENDVTKITKLRRENGQMKATDTTTRRNVRKGYKPLSKQKSEDELKDKNQLLEAVNKQLHQKLTETQGELKDLTQKVELLEKFRDNCLAILESKGLDPALGSETLASRQESTTDHMDSMLLLETLQEELKLFNETAKKQMEELQALKVKLEMKEERVRFLEQQTLCNNQVNDLTTALKEMEQLLEM; encoded by the exons ATGGCGGCTCCCGAACCCCCGCCAGGGAACAGAATGTTCCGTACAACATGGCTTTCTACGGAGTGCGATTCCCACCCACTTCCGCCCAGCTACCGGAAGTTTCCATTTGAAACCGAGGCGGCCAACTTGGCAGGCGGCGCGACAGTTGCTTCAGGGCATCTTTTGAAAGAGAGCGACAAGGACTGCGGGCAGGACCGGCGGGCTCCTGG AGTTCAGCCGTGCCGCCTCGTTACGATGACCAGTGTGGTTAAGACAGTGTATAGCCTGCAGCCCGCCTCTTCGCTGAGCGGCGGCCAGCCCGCAG ACACACAAACTCGGGCCACTTCTAAGAGTCTGTTACCTGTTAGGTCCAAAGAAGTCGATGTTTCCAAACAGCTTCATTCAGGAGGTCCAGAGAATGATGTTACAAAAATCACCAAACTGAGACGAGAGAATGG GCAAATGAAAGCTACTGATACCACCACCAGAAGGAATGTCAGAAAAGG CTACAAACCACTGAGTAAGCAAAAATCAGAGGACGAGCTCAAGGACAAGAACCAGCTCTTAGAAGCCGTCAACAAGCAGTTGCACCAGAAGTTGACTGAAACTCAG GGAGAGCTGAAGGACCTGACCCAAAAGGTAGAGCTGCTGGAGAAGTTTCGGGACAACTGTTTGGCAATTTTGGAGAGCAAGGGCCTTGATCCAG CTTTAGGCAGTGAGACCCTGGCATCACGACAAGAATCTACTACCGATCACATGGACTCTATG TTGCTGTTAGAAACTTTGCAAGAGGAGCTGAAGCTTTTTAATGAAACAGCCAAAAAGCAGATGGAGGAGTTACAG GCCTTAAAGGTAAAGCTggagatgaaagaagaaagagtccGATTCCTAGAACAGCAAACCTTATGTAACAATCAAGTAAATGATTTAACAACAGCCCTTAAGGAAATGGAGCAGCTATTAGAAATGTAA
- the KNSTRN gene encoding small kinetochore-associated protein isoform X2: MAAPEPPPGNRMFRTTWLSTECDSHPLPPSYRKFPFETEAANLAGGATVASGHLLKESDKDCGQDRRAPGVQPCRLVTMTSVVKTVYSLQPASSLSGGQPADTQTRATSKSLLPVRSKEVDVSKQLHSGGPENDVTKITKLRRENGQMKATDTTTRRNVRKGYKPLSKQKSEDELKDKNQLLEAVNKQLHQKLTETQGELKDLTQKVELLEKFRDNCLAILESKGLDPDGVSLRCPGWSAVA, from the exons ATGGCGGCTCCCGAACCCCCGCCAGGGAACAGAATGTTCCGTACAACATGGCTTTCTACGGAGTGCGATTCCCACCCACTTCCGCCCAGCTACCGGAAGTTTCCATTTGAAACCGAGGCGGCCAACTTGGCAGGCGGCGCGACAGTTGCTTCAGGGCATCTTTTGAAAGAGAGCGACAAGGACTGCGGGCAGGACCGGCGGGCTCCTGG AGTTCAGCCGTGCCGCCTCGTTACGATGACCAGTGTGGTTAAGACAGTGTATAGCCTGCAGCCCGCCTCTTCGCTGAGCGGCGGCCAGCCCGCAG ACACACAAACTCGGGCCACTTCTAAGAGTCTGTTACCTGTTAGGTCCAAAGAAGTCGATGTTTCCAAACAGCTTCATTCAGGAGGTCCAGAGAATGATGTTACAAAAATCACCAAACTGAGACGAGAGAATGG GCAAATGAAAGCTACTGATACCACCACCAGAAGGAATGTCAGAAAAGG CTACAAACCACTGAGTAAGCAAAAATCAGAGGACGAGCTCAAGGACAAGAACCAGCTCTTAGAAGCCGTCAACAAGCAGTTGCACCAGAAGTTGACTGAAACTCAG GGAGAGCTGAAGGACCTGACCCAAAAGGTAGAGCTGCTGGAGAAGTTTCGGGACAACTGTTTGGCAATTTTGGAGAGCAAGGGCCTTGATCCAG atggagtctcactccgttgcccaggctggagtgcagtggcgtga
- the KNSTRN gene encoding small kinetochore-associated protein isoform X3 has protein sequence MAAPEPPPGNRMFRTTWLSTECDSHPLPPSYRKFPFETEAANLAGGATVASGHLLKESDKDCGQDRRAPGVQPCRLVTMTSVVKTVYSLQPASSLSGGQPADTQTRATSKSLLPVRSKEVDVSKQLHSGGPENDVTKITKLRRENGQMKATDTTTRRNVRKGYKPLSKQKSEDELKDKNQLLEAVNKQLHQKLTETQGELKDLTQKVELLEKFRDNCLAILESKGLDPVAVRNFARGAEAF, from the exons ATGGCGGCTCCCGAACCCCCGCCAGGGAACAGAATGTTCCGTACAACATGGCTTTCTACGGAGTGCGATTCCCACCCACTTCCGCCCAGCTACCGGAAGTTTCCATTTGAAACCGAGGCGGCCAACTTGGCAGGCGGCGCGACAGTTGCTTCAGGGCATCTTTTGAAAGAGAGCGACAAGGACTGCGGGCAGGACCGGCGGGCTCCTGG AGTTCAGCCGTGCCGCCTCGTTACGATGACCAGTGTGGTTAAGACAGTGTATAGCCTGCAGCCCGCCTCTTCGCTGAGCGGCGGCCAGCCCGCAG ACACACAAACTCGGGCCACTTCTAAGAGTCTGTTACCTGTTAGGTCCAAAGAAGTCGATGTTTCCAAACAGCTTCATTCAGGAGGTCCAGAGAATGATGTTACAAAAATCACCAAACTGAGACGAGAGAATGG GCAAATGAAAGCTACTGATACCACCACCAGAAGGAATGTCAGAAAAGG CTACAAACCACTGAGTAAGCAAAAATCAGAGGACGAGCTCAAGGACAAGAACCAGCTCTTAGAAGCCGTCAACAAGCAGTTGCACCAGAAGTTGACTGAAACTCAG GGAGAGCTGAAGGACCTGACCCAAAAGGTAGAGCTGCTGGAGAAGTTTCGGGACAACTGTTTGGCAATTTTGGAGAGCAAGGGCCTTGATCCAG TTGCTGTTAGAAACTTTGCAAGAGGAGCTGAAGCTTTTTAA